One Algoriphagus sp. Y33 genomic window, ACTACTGCACCAATATCTCCGGCTCTTAGGCTGTCAATTTGGTTTTGCTTGTTAGCATGCATTTGGAATACTCTTGAGATACGCTCTTTGTTACCGGAGCGGCTGTTGAATACATAAGAACCGGAATTCAAGATTCCGGAATAAGCTCTTACGAAACAAAGACGTCCTACGAATGGATCTGTAGCGATTTTAAAAGCAAGTCCCGCAAAAGGCTCAGTTTCGTCAGGGGAGATTCTTACATCTACTTCCTCGTCATCTATATCATGGGCAATGATATCGTCCTTGTCCATTGGAGAAGGAAGCAATTCCATTACCAGATCAAGCATAGTCTGTACACCTTTATTCTTGAATGAAGATCCACATACCATAGGTACGATCTTCATGTCAATCACCGCTTTTCTCAAAGCTGTAAGGATTTCCTGCTCTGTGATAGAATCAGAATCTTCAAAGAATTTCTCCATTAAAGACTCATCATAATCTGCAACCGCCTCCAGCAAATATTCTCTGTATTCAGCTACTTCGTCAAGCATATCTTCAGGAATTGGAACTTCTTCGAAAGTCATCCCGAAATCTTCCTCATTCCATACGATAGCCCGATTGTTGATCAAGTCAACAACTCCGCGGAATCTGTCTTCTGCACCGATTGGGAGTTGCAAAGGAACAGCGTGGCTGCCTAGCATTTCCTTCACCTGCTTACACACTTCCAGGAAGTTTGCACCGGCACGGTCCATTTTATTTACGAAGCCAATACGGGCAACTTTGTAGTTATCCGCAAGTCTCCAGTTTGTCTCTGACTGTGGCTCTACGCCATCTACAGCACTGAAAAGGAATACCAATCCATCGAGAACACGAAGTGATCTGTTTACTTCAACAGTAAAATCAACGTGACCGGGAGTATCGATGATGTTGATCTGGTATTTTTTCTCTCTGTAATTCCAAAAAACGGTAGTTGCAGCAGAAGTAATGGTAATGCCTCTTTCCTGCTCCTGAGCCATCCAGTCCATGGTGGCTGCTCCGTCGTGAACCTCACCTATTTTGTGAGATACGCCTGAATAAAAAAGTATTCGCTCTGTCGTAGTAGTCTTACCCGCATCAATGTGCGCAGCAATACCAATATTTCTGGTAAGTGTTAGATCTCTTTTAGCCATATTGATTAAAATCTAAAGTGAGAGAATGCTTTGTTGGCCTCAGCCATTCTGTGCGTATCATCTTTCTTCTTCACACCGGCACCTTCGCCTTTGGAAGCAGCGATAATTTCGCCGGCTAGTCTGTCCATCATTGTTTTCTCTCCTCTTTTTCTGGCATAGCTGATCATCCATTTCATTCCTAAGGCAATCTTTCTGTCAGGTCTGACTTCCATTGGAACCTGGAATGTAGCACCACCAACTCTACGACTCTTCACCTCTACGGATGGAGAAATATTGTTTAGCGCTTTTTTCCAAACTTCAAGACCATTCTCACCTACTTTGGATTCTACCTTTTCTACTGCGTCGTAGAAAATTCTGTAAGCAATACTCTTCTTCCCATCTACCATTAGATTGTTCACAAACCTAGTCACTAGGGTGTCGTTGAACTTTGGATCAGGAAGAATATATCTCTTCTTTGGTTTCGCTTTTCTCATTTTTTCTGATTGTTATATTATCTTTTCTTCGCCGGAGCAGCTGGAGCACCTTTTCCTGCCTTCGGTCTTTTAGCACCATACTTAGAGCGACCTTGCTTACGGTCTTTTACTCCTGCGGTATCTAGTGCACCACGGATGATGTGATATCTCACACCCGGTAGATCTTTCACACGACCACCCCTGATCAATACGATCGAGTGCTCTTGTAGATTGTGACCTTCTCCAGGAATGTAAGCATTCACTTCTTTTCCGTTTGTCAATCTCACCCTCGCCACTTTTCTCATTGCAGAGTTTGGCTTCTTAGGGGTTGTAGTGTATACTCTGGTACAAACTCCTCTTCGCTGTGGACATGCATCCAAAGCTCTTGATTTTGATTTGGTCTCCAGTGTAGTTCTACCTTTTCGTACTAACTGTTGAATAGTAGGCATTAACTGATAAAATTTAGTTTTCCCGTAAACTGTTAAATTTTGGACTGCAAAGGTAAACAAAGTAATAAGAGTAACAAAGCTAAGCAGTTATATTTTTGTTACGCCTCTCCCGGCGTACCGAAACTAATCGGAAACTGCGGCGCTCCTCCGGATTGATTAATCTTCCCAAAAGCAGCCTCGTATTTATCGATATTGTCTTTTAGCGCTGAAAGCAATCGCTTTGCGTGATCAGGAGTCACGATAATCCTTGACTTCACTTTCGCCTTCGGTACGCCCGGCATCAGGCGGATAAAGTCGATCACAAATTCCGAATTGGAATGTGCGATCATCGCCAAATTGGAATAAACGCCCTCTGCCACTTCTTCAGAAAGTTCTACATTGATCTGCTGATCTACTTTTTTGTTGTCGTCTTGCATGATTGATTTATTTTATATGGTTATCCAGAATGGTGCTAGTAACCTTTATACTTTGATTAATCGGTTGGAAGACCGAAGCGGCCTCAATGCCATTGTTTACCAAATCCTAAAATGCTTTAGTCTCTTTACCGGTAACAAAGAGGATAAGTATACTAAATTATCTATACTGATTTCAGTAGCCTTATTTCCTTTGTTTATCGAGTTGGTAAATCTAGCTACTGCGAAGATAAAAGAACTGTGTCCTCTGCGTAAAACTCTGCGTTCCCCGTGGTTGCTTAAGTTATTCATAAAAAAGGCCTGTCGTGAAACAGGCCTTTTAAATTAATTTATTAGAATATTACAGGATTGCTTCACTGGATCTTTTGCTAGATGTGCGCTCCATATTTTCCGAAAGTTTATCATACTCTTCCTGAGATCCCACAATGATCGGCTGCAATCTTCGCTGACCGGTACCGGCAGGAATCAAGTGCCCTACGATTACGTTCTCTTTCAGACCTTTGAGCTCATCCCGCTTCCCTCTGATCGCTGCTTCAGAAAGCACCTTGGTGGTCTCCTGGAAGGAAGCTGCAGAGATAAATGACTCAGTACCCAAAGATGCCGCCGTGATACCCTGTAGCGTAGGCTTAGAAACCGCAGTCTCTGCGTCACGTACCTGTACCAACTTAAGATCCTTACGCTTCAAGCTGGAATTCTCATCTCTCAATCTTCTTGCTGAGATAATCATTCCCGGCTTCAATGTAGAAGAATCACCTGCATCCATGACCACCTTACGGTCAAGAATATTATCATTCTCTTCTCTGAAAGCCCACTTGTCCACTACTTGGTTTTGTAGGAACCCAGTATCACCAGCATCAAGGATTTCAACTTTCTGCATCATCTGGCTTACAATCACCTCGATGTGCTTATCGTTGATTTTCACACCCTGAAGTCGGTAAACTTCCTGGATCTCATTCACCAAGTATTCTTGAACAGCAGTTGGTCCTTTAATAGCCAGGATATCATTAGGAGTGATCGCTCCATCAGAAAGTGGCTCACCGGCTCTGATAA contains:
- the rpsL gene encoding 30S ribosomal protein S12, which codes for MPTIQQLVRKGRTTLETKSKSRALDACPQRRGVCTRVYTTTPKKPNSAMRKVARVRLTNGKEVNAYIPGEGHNLQEHSIVLIRGGRVKDLPGVRYHIIRGALDTAGVKDRKQGRSKYGAKRPKAGKGAPAAPAKKR
- the rpsG gene encoding 30S ribosomal protein S7, with protein sequence MRKAKPKKRYILPDPKFNDTLVTRFVNNLMVDGKKSIAYRIFYDAVEKVESKVGENGLEVWKKALNNISPSVEVKSRRVGGATFQVPMEVRPDRKIALGMKWMISYARKRGEKTMMDRLAGEIIAASKGEGAGVKKKDDTHRMAEANKAFSHFRF
- the fusA gene encoding elongation factor G, with translation MAKRDLTLTRNIGIAAHIDAGKTTTTERILFYSGVSHKIGEVHDGAATMDWMAQEQERGITITSAATTVFWNYREKKYQINIIDTPGHVDFTVEVNRSLRVLDGLVFLFSAVDGVEPQSETNWRLADNYKVARIGFVNKMDRAGANFLEVCKQVKEMLGSHAVPLQLPIGAEDRFRGVVDLINNRAIVWNEEDFGMTFEEVPIPEDMLDEVAEYREYLLEAVADYDESLMEKFFEDSDSITEQEILTALRKAVIDMKIVPMVCGSSFKNKGVQTMLDLVMELLPSPMDKDDIIAHDIDDEEVDVRISPDETEPFAGLAFKIATDPFVGRLCFVRAYSGILNSGSYVFNSRSGNKERISRVFQMHANKQNQIDSLRAGDIGAVVGFKDIKTGDTLCDEKRKVVLESMVFPEPVIGYAIEPKTQADVDKLGMAIAKLVEEDPTLQVNTDHETGQTILRGMGELHLDIIIDRLKREFKVEINQGAPQVAYKEALFGSVEHKEVYKKQTGGKGKFADISFELSPRDPDPETGEIKPGLDFVNAIVGGVIPKEFIPSIQKGFAESMKNGPLAGYPIESMKVRLFHGSFHDVDSDALSFELAARLGFKDAAKKCKPQLLEPIMAVDVVSPDEYTGPITGDLNRRRGLMKGMDTKGTSSVIKASVPLSELFGYITDLRTITSGRATASLTFSHYETVPNNIAEGVIATVKGQKD
- a CDS encoding DUF3467 domain-containing protein, which translates into the protein MQDDNKKVDQQINVELSEEVAEGVYSNLAMIAHSNSEFVIDFIRLMPGVPKAKVKSRIIVTPDHAKRLLSALKDNIDKYEAAFGKINQSGGAPQFPISFGTPGEA